One part of the Rutidosis leptorrhynchoides isolate AG116_Rl617_1_P2 chromosome 1, CSIRO_AGI_Rlap_v1, whole genome shotgun sequence genome encodes these proteins:
- the LOC139886281 gene encoding mediator of RNA polymerase II transcription subunit 32, with the protein MDNIVDAMNNAYQEFVNAVASTLEAKEVSGGQVTAATDAALENLKQRWELFRVACDQAEEFVESVKLRIGSECLVDEATGSVAGKPGQPITPGLPPISAVRLEQMSKAVRWLVIELQRGSGSAGNLTMPQHSSAPFDARFHEDSAQ; encoded by the coding sequence ATGGATAACATTGTAGATGCAATGAACAATGCGTATCAAGAATTTGTAAATGCGGTAGCTAGTACACTCGAAGCAAAAGAAGTTTCTGGGGGCCAAGTAACTGCAGCCACCGATGCCGCTTTAGAGAACCTTAAGCAACGGTGGGAATTGTTTCGAGTGGCGTGTGATCAAGCTGAAGAGTTTGTAGAGTCCGTTAAACTGAGAATCGGTTCTGAATGTTTAGTGGATGAAGCCACTGGTTCAGTTGCTGGGAAACCGGGTCAGCCCATTACTCCAGGCCTTCCACCTATCAGTGCAGTGCGGTTGGAACAGATGAGTAAAGCGGTCCGATGGTTAGTAATTGAACTCCAACGAGGTTCAGGCTCTGCTGGCAACTTGACGATGCCTCAACACTCCTCCGCACCTTTTGATGCTCGATTTCATGAAGATTCAGCTCAATAG